In a single window of the Streptomyces sp. NBC_00353 genome:
- a CDS encoding class I adenylate-forming enzyme family protein, translating to MPHTDPIPAGPAPDAGALSAAARIEAALTGPGAPFAVVRLQDGPQAGALVYADGPRTLREFVETTWAFGDQPFLIAAGRSYSYAEFFAAASALACRLTEVYGLRPGDRAVVAMRNHPEWQIAFWAAQLAGLVAVPLNAWWTEDEFTYALDDCGPRVLLVDGERLPRVSAWAEKTEARVVVFHHRDGEVPQGAERYEDLPAPDPLAAPPEVEIRPEDDATIIYTSGTTGRPKGAVATQLAQVGAALNPRFHATASALRRGIIPGQGPAPVTLMTFPFFHVAAFTSFYAAMAAGGALVLMRKWDDQEALRLIREHGVTHYAGVPATALQLLAAAERAGDELASLQMLNTGGAAAPPDLVAQLTARYGERIEPRNGYGLTETCGGVLANFGADYRLHPGSVGRPTPTTEVRIAGPAGEALPEGEIGELWLRGQSLVRGYWHNEAATAEAFTDGWLRTGDLALVRDGRVSVVDRLKDMVIRGGENVYCVEVEAVLHDHPDVEDAAVLGVAHPVLGEEVAAVVRLRPGATVTADELRAHVGRSLAAFKVPAHVLVREEPLPRNPTGKILKRELRGPVDDEVRGRGAKSG from the coding sequence GTGCCGCACACCGACCCGATCCCCGCCGGCCCGGCCCCCGACGCCGGTGCCTTGTCCGCTGCCGCCCGCATCGAGGCGGCGCTGACCGGACCCGGAGCCCCGTTCGCCGTCGTGCGGTTGCAGGACGGCCCGCAGGCCGGGGCGCTCGTGTACGCGGACGGGCCGAGGACCCTCCGCGAATTCGTGGAGACCACCTGGGCCTTCGGGGACCAGCCGTTCCTGATCGCCGCCGGGCGCAGCTACTCGTACGCGGAGTTCTTCGCCGCCGCGTCCGCGCTGGCGTGCCGGCTGACCGAGGTGTACGGGCTCCGCCCCGGCGACCGGGCCGTCGTCGCGATGCGCAACCACCCCGAGTGGCAGATCGCCTTCTGGGCCGCGCAGCTGGCCGGTCTCGTCGCCGTGCCGCTCAACGCCTGGTGGACCGAGGACGAGTTCACGTACGCGCTCGACGACTGTGGACCGAGGGTGCTGCTGGTGGACGGGGAGCGGCTGCCGCGCGTCTCCGCGTGGGCGGAGAAGACCGAGGCGCGCGTGGTCGTCTTCCACCACCGGGACGGCGAGGTTCCGCAGGGGGCCGAGCGATACGAGGACCTGCCCGCGCCCGACCCGCTCGCCGCGCCGCCCGAGGTGGAGATCCGCCCCGAGGACGATGCGACCATCATCTACACGTCGGGCACCACCGGACGGCCCAAGGGCGCCGTGGCCACCCAGCTCGCCCAGGTGGGCGCGGCACTCAACCCGCGGTTCCATGCGACCGCTTCCGCACTCCGCCGCGGGATCATTCCGGGACAGGGGCCCGCGCCGGTCACCCTGATGACCTTTCCGTTCTTCCATGTCGCCGCGTTCACCTCTTTCTACGCGGCCATGGCGGCGGGCGGGGCGCTCGTGCTCATGCGGAAGTGGGACGACCAGGAGGCGCTGCGGCTGATCCGCGAGCACGGCGTCACGCACTACGCGGGCGTCCCGGCCACGGCGCTCCAGCTGCTCGCCGCCGCCGAGCGGGCGGGCGACGAGCTGGCGAGCCTGCAGATGCTGAACACCGGCGGGGCCGCCGCTCCGCCCGACCTGGTGGCGCAGCTCACCGCCCGGTACGGCGAGCGGATCGAGCCGCGCAACGGCTACGGCCTGACCGAGACCTGCGGCGGTGTCCTGGCGAACTTCGGCGCCGACTACCGGCTGCACCCGGGCAGTGTCGGCCGGCCGACCCCCACCACCGAGGTGCGGATCGCCGGTCCGGCGGGTGAGGCGCTGCCCGAGGGGGAGATCGGCGAGCTGTGGCTGCGCGGCCAGTCACTGGTCCGCGGCTACTGGCACAACGAGGCGGCGACGGCCGAGGCGTTCACGGACGGATGGTTGCGGACCGGCGATCTCGCGCTGGTGCGTGACGGGCGGGTGAGCGTCGTGGACCGGCTCAAGGACATGGTGATCCGCGGCGGTGAGAACGTGTACTGCGTGGAGGTCGAGGCCGTGCTCCACGATCATCCGGACGTCGAGGACGCGGCGGTGCTGGGCGTGGCGCACCCGGTCCTCGGCGAGGAGGTCGCCGCTGTCGTCCGGCTGCGGCCCGGTGCCACGGTCACGGCCGACGAGCTGCGGGCGCACGTAGGGCGGAGCCTGGCCGCGTTCAAGGTCCCGGCCCATGTCCTCGTACGCGAGGAGCCGCTTCCGCGTAACCCGACCGGGAAGATCCTCAAGCGTGAGCTGCGCGGGCCGGTCGACGACGAGGTGCGGGGGAGGGGGGCGAAGAGCGGGTAG
- a CDS encoding M6 family metalloprotease domain-containing protein has translation MQQPRHRIPSRRRTLALAGATTLVIAATASASSTLSLSGPASAGPVATAEQAGLGPCRITATMGVQMSEGMPTQAGYSRSTGEVHALNLMIDFPDAPGLGSAMDRLAEFFPQTTAWFRTSSYGRLIYRPEAPVKSWLRMPLPFSAYGIERGSPYEPGYRHLVQDIVAIADQKVDFREYDLVNVLVTPNAGPSALDTVLSVTFSGNADAPLADGVPLANTSFIYSRQDDGSGSYAQTGYRVLPHENSHVFGLPDLYTMEGGGSVGHWDIMSEDWGANNDLLGWHKWKLGWLDNNQISCASKSGTTDRVLGPLATRGGLKLAFVPLSAESGYAVEVRTQAGNDGAVCRPGVLIYKVRSDVDTGQGPISVADSTKGSRGCTRSPNVQAELSDAPFQPGQTFTDPIEGIRISVVGKDSKGNYRVRITRS, from the coding sequence ATGCAGCAGCCCCGCCACCGGATACCCAGTCGCCGCCGCACCCTCGCACTCGCCGGGGCAACCACGCTGGTCATCGCCGCCACAGCCTCGGCCAGCAGCACGCTCTCCCTCTCCGGCCCCGCCTCCGCGGGACCGGTGGCCACCGCGGAGCAGGCTGGGCTCGGGCCGTGCCGGATAACCGCGACGATGGGCGTGCAGATGTCGGAGGGCATGCCGACCCAGGCCGGCTACTCCCGGTCCACCGGCGAGGTGCACGCGCTCAACCTGATGATCGACTTCCCGGACGCGCCGGGACTCGGGTCGGCGATGGACCGGCTCGCCGAATTCTTCCCGCAGACCACCGCCTGGTTCCGGACCAGTTCGTACGGCCGGCTCATCTACCGGCCCGAAGCCCCCGTGAAGAGCTGGCTGCGGATGCCCCTGCCGTTCTCGGCGTACGGGATAGAACGCGGCTCACCGTACGAACCGGGCTACCGCCATCTGGTCCAGGACATCGTGGCCATCGCCGACCAGAAGGTGGACTTCCGCGAGTACGACCTGGTCAATGTCCTGGTCACACCGAACGCCGGACCCTCCGCACTGGACACCGTCCTGTCCGTGACCTTCTCGGGCAACGCCGACGCCCCGCTCGCGGACGGCGTCCCGCTCGCCAACACGTCCTTCATCTACAGCCGCCAGGACGACGGCTCCGGGTCGTACGCGCAGACCGGCTACCGCGTCCTGCCGCACGAGAACAGTCATGTCTTCGGCCTGCCCGACCTCTACACCATGGAGGGCGGCGGCTCGGTCGGGCACTGGGACATCATGTCCGAGGACTGGGGGGCCAACAACGATCTGCTCGGCTGGCACAAGTGGAAGCTCGGCTGGCTCGACAACAACCAGATCAGCTGCGCCTCCAAATCCGGCACCACCGATCGCGTCCTCGGGCCGCTGGCCACCCGGGGCGGCCTGAAGCTGGCCTTCGTACCGCTCAGCGCGGAGTCGGGCTACGCGGTGGAGGTACGCACCCAGGCGGGCAACGACGGGGCGGTCTGCAGGCCCGGCGTACTCATCTACAAGGTGCGCTCCGACGTGGACACCGGCCAGGGGCCGATCTCCGTCGCGGACAGCACCAAGGGCAGCAGAGGCTGCACACGCTCTCCCAATGTGCAGGCCGAGCTCTCCGACGCCCCGTTCCAGCCCGGCCAGACGTTCACCGACCCGATCGAAGGGATACGCATATCGGTGGTCGGCAAGGACTCCAAGGGCAACTACCGGGTCCGCATCACCCGCTCCTGA
- a CDS encoding TetR/AcrR family transcriptional regulator, whose translation METVTRIAADTDTGTAARRTSRPRADALRNRERIVTAAREMFVEFGPDVPLDEVARRAGVGNATLYRNFPDRAALTHEVVLAVTSRITGRAEEAVAEEADPFAALSRFVHAAADERIGALCPMLSGGFDKCHPELLAERRRLEEAVEGLVARAMSAGRLRTDIAVGDVLVGLSQLTRPLPGTACLDIDRFTHRHLQLFLDGLEAPARSELPGTAATLEDLRRRP comes from the coding sequence GTGGAGACCGTCACTCGCATCGCCGCCGACACCGACACCGGGACGGCGGCGCGCCGCACGTCCCGCCCGCGGGCGGACGCGCTGCGCAACCGGGAGCGGATCGTGACGGCGGCGCGCGAGATGTTCGTCGAGTTCGGACCGGACGTGCCGCTCGACGAGGTCGCCCGCCGTGCAGGCGTCGGCAACGCCACGCTCTACCGGAACTTCCCCGACCGGGCCGCGCTGACCCATGAGGTCGTCCTCGCGGTCACCTCCCGCATCACCGGCCGTGCGGAGGAGGCGGTGGCCGAGGAGGCCGACCCCTTCGCTGCGCTCAGCCGCTTCGTCCACGCGGCAGCCGACGAGCGCATCGGGGCGCTCTGCCCGATGCTGTCCGGCGGCTTCGACAAGTGCCACCCCGAACTGCTCGCCGAGCGTCGCCGCCTCGAAGAGGCCGTCGAAGGGCTCGTGGCGCGCGCCATGTCCGCGGGGCGCCTGCGCACCGACATCGCCGTCGGTGACGTACTGGTCGGCCTCTCCCAGCTCACCCGGCCGTTGCCAGGCACCGCGTGCCTGGACATCGACCGGTTCACCCACCGTCATCTCCAGCTGTTCCTGGACGGCCTCGAGGCTCCGGCCCGGTCCGAACTGCCCGGTA